GTTAAAACCTCATCCGCGGATACCTCAACTGACATACTGGCTAATTTGTCGATATATTGTGTTTGGGTAAGACTGGCGTTGTTAGTCGCCAACACGAACGGCAACTTTACCGAGCGCAATAAAGCAAAAAACTCCGATAGTCCGGGTAACGCGTTATTGCCGTGCCAGAGTACGCCATCCATATCGATGATCAGCCCGCCGATATTTTCAATTTTCGTCTGCATGTGAGTTACGTTTGGTCTGAGATAAAAAATCATTTAAGCGTCGCACTTTGCTGTGACCCTGTCCAGCCCAATCCACCAGTTCACCGAGCCGCTTGATGGCTAAAAATTGACAGCGTTTGAGCAACTGCTTTATAGTCTTGTGGCGTAAATTCAACGTAAAACCATAAATTAAATCAAATTTTAGGAGCATGTCAGCATGGCAAAAGCACTTATTCAAATGGCCCTTGATTCTCTGGATTTCGATCAAACTATCGCACTTGCTGAGCAAGTTTCGCCTTATGTCGACATCCTCGAAGTTGGTACACCGTGCATCAAATATAACGGTCTGGAAATCGTTACTGCACTGAAAGCCAAATTCCCGAACAACTTGATTCTGGTTGACTTGAAAACAATGGACGCGGGTGAATATGAAGCGACGCCTTTCTATGAAGCTGGCGCTGACATTTGCACCGTTTTAGGTGTTTCTGACAAAGCAACTATGGGCGGCGTTATCAAAGCAGCCAATGCAAATAATGCTGAAGCACAAATCGATTTGATCAGCGTTAAAGATAAAAAAGCCGTTGCCACTGAAGCAGCGAAAAACGGTGCGCAAATCATTGGTGTTCACACTGGTCTGGATGCACAAGCTGCTGGCCAAACCCCATTCGCTGACTTGCAAGCCATTGCTTCACTGAATCTGGGTGTGCGTATTTCTGTTGCTGGTGGTCTGAACAAAGACACTATCCAGAAAACTATCCAAGCTGGTGCTAACATTGTTGTTGTTGGTGCGGCGATCTACGGTGCGCCATCTCCAGCAGAATCTGCTAAAGAATTGCGTGCTCTGGTTGATGCTGCTTAAGCGAGACCATTGAACGAAACTAGAAAACGAGTGGCACACTGCCACTCGTTTTTTTTATCAGATTCCTTACAGGCTGGTTGAACTTGTCAGGCACGCAGCCAAAACTGTCGGCTAGCTGAGAGTGGTCAAAGACAACTTTGCAGCGCTATAATTTTAATCGCGTTTATGTGTTGGCTTGCCACAAGAAACCTAAAATAGTAATTTACCCGTTGCGCCAACCTCACTAACCGTTGGGCAGATGGGGTTAGAATAATAAGGTAACAGGGGTATTTCTCATGAGTGACAAAGGACTTTTGGCATCAATTTGCAGCTTCCTGAAAGGATTGTTTTCCGCCTCTAAGGACAGTGATTGTTGCAACGATAATGCGTCGAGCAAACCGGCAAATGATGGACTGACCAGTGTTGAGCGTTATATTCGTAACCAAGCGCAGAATGGTCAGTCTTTGACCGGTGTTGAGCGTTATATTCGCA
The genomic region above belongs to Methylophaga frappieri and contains:
- the hxlA gene encoding 3-hexulose-6-phosphate synthase; translated protein: MAKALIQMALDSLDFDQTIALAEQVSPYVDILEVGTPCIKYNGLEIVTALKAKFPNNLILVDLKTMDAGEYEATPFYEAGADICTVLGVSDKATMGGVIKAANANNAEAQIDLISVKDKKAVATEAAKNGAQIIGVHTGLDAQAAGQTPFADLQAIASLNLGVRISVAGGLNKDTIQKTIQAGANIVVVGAAIYGAPSPAESAKELRALVDAA